The DNA segment GCCCGCGATGCGAATTCGCGATCGAGGTGGCTTCGATGATCGTGACGTCATACCCCATGAAACGACCATACAACGCAGCTTCGATCCCCAGCGGTCCTGCGCCGATGACCGCAATCGAACCCGGCGGATCTAATGTCGCAGCATCGTCATCAAGTTCTTCATCAGGCATCGGTTCAGCGTCGTTCGTCATAAAAATGGACAGCAAAGAGTAAAAGTGTCGTAGAAGAATATCGTTTTAATTCGGTTGCGTCTGCTGTTTGCCGACGCGAAAGGCATCCAAGTTGATCGCGGGTTCTTTACCCGTGATTAAGTCGGCAATCACCACCGCAGTACCGGGCGACAAGTGGATGCCGCTGCGAAAGTGACCGGCCGCGACGTACACGTTTGTGGTATCGGGAACTCGTCCGATCATTGGGAAACCGTCAAAGGTCAGCGGCCGCAATCCGGACCACTGAGCGAGACGATCAGCTGACTTCAATTCAGGAATCAACGAAACGGCAAAATCCGACAACGAATCTAGCATCGCTTCGTCAGTCCCCAACTGGAACCCGACCTCTTCTTCGCAAGATCCAACCAAAGTCGCCCCGTCGTCGCGGCACATCACATACCGATGCCCGACGTTCACAACGCTTCGCACCAATGGCTTGTCCGTTTTCAGCAACAGGACTTGTCCGCGAATCGGCACGATCGACTGCTGCAGTTGCAAGGCGTCAGCAATTTGCCCAGTCCATGTTCCTCCGCACATCACAACCGCATCCGCTTCGAACCAATGATCGCCGCTGCGTACCGCGGGCGGTGACGCCAGCACCGCATTTACCGGTGACATTCGAATCTTGTCGACAGGTGCATCTTCAATCACAGAGACTCCGGCGCTACGGCACGCCACCGCAAGAGCCTGCAAGAAACGCGGTGTTCGAATTTGGTACTCGTCTGGCACCCACCATGCCGACGCCATCTGTTTTCCAGTGGCATCAACACGGCCAACCCAATCTCTGATCGCCGGCTCGCGCCGCGCAACCTCATTAACATCCACCGATTCGCACACGATCCCCAGTTCGTCCCAGTAACCTGTCATCCCGACCATCGCAGCACGCTCGCCAGGCGTATCGGCCAAATACCATCCGCCGCAACGGTGAAAACCGATGTCGATCGACGAGATATTGTTTAGCTTTGCGATCCAATCTGGAAACAATCGATGCGACAGCCCGCGTAGTTGATCGATAGGGTCGGTCGCCGAATCAAAATTTGCCGGCGGCAAGATCCCAGCTGCGGCCCATGATGTACCACGACCGAGCTTGTCGCGATCGATGACCGTGACTCGCAAGCCACGGTTTGCCAATTCCCACGCGATACTCAATCCGACCGCGCCGCCGCCGACGATTAGAATGTGCTGAGTCATCGCTTGTTTCCGAGTCTGTCGAGCGGGATTTGAGGATACGATTCGCCGCGAAGGATGCGTTCGACTTGGTCGCCTAGACCGCTGGTCGCGAACTCGCCGATAGAAGCCTTGCTGACTGAGCCACTTCCAATGCCGGACGGCGTCTGGTCACCTGCCAACGACTGACGCAGCCGATTGAGCTCAACGATGGTGTCGATGTCCTCGCGTTGGTCCACCAGCGCCAGTTTCAAACCGGCCCTGGCGACTCGATCGACCGTGATCGACAACACGTCAGCGGTGCTCCAAGGCATGTCGCAAAAGATTTTACCCAGTTGATTTGAGGCGGCGTGATGCCTGCGCATCCCGATTAAATAGTATCCGCCATCGGCCGCCGGTCCCAACACCACGTCATGATCCAACATCGCCAGTGCAGCTTGTTCGACGTCGGCCTGCGTCAATGTGGGACAGTCCGCGCCGATCAAAATCACGCTGCCGGCCTTCGATTCCTTAGCTTCCTTGTCCTGGGCACCCAATGAACGCTCGCCCATGTCGCGAAACCAGTGATTCATCCGGTCTCCCAAATCACCGTGACATTGAACTGAATAAGACCAATCGTCTTGAATTCCCCACGACGCCAACTCGTCTAGCAGCAACCTTTCAGCGTTCGGGGGTGAGAAAACCAGCGACCGCGAATCACCGGCATGACGAAGCGAGAGACAAAGCTGTTGAACGAACAAACGATGTATGCGTGCTGCTTGATCTTCGCCAATTGATGCCGCCAAGCGTGTCTTGACGTCACCGGGACGCCAATACTTCATCATCACTCCCAGATGAAAACGAGCTTCGTTCGATTCGGATTGTACGGCTTGCAACGAGAGGTCATGCAAAGGAACGCCAGCTAGCCACAGAGAAAACAAAGGATCGGGAAATACGTCGCAAGATTCGGCGTAGACGATTAAACTAGAGGCTCAAGCAAAATGAATTGGTGGGTTCCAAGGGCGGAATTTTCCTTATTCGCTTAACTCGTCCCTTTAAACTTGTTATCTTCTCACAACTCCAACCTACTCTCCATGGGGTCACGGCCGGCAGCCCATGACACAGCAACAGCTAACCTCGCAACGATTCCTCGAGATCGTCGCCAAGAGCGGCCTCGTTGACGCGAAAGCTACGGACCGGTTGGTCGCGAAGGTCAAGGAAAAGCTAGACGGAGCGCTGCCGTCTAACCCCAAAAAGTTGGCGGGGCTGTTCAAAAAAGAAGGTCTGTTGACGAGCTGGCACATCGAAAAGTTGCTGGCCGGCAAATACAAGGGATTCTTCCTGGGCAAGTACAAATTGCTCGGGCACATCGGCACTGGCGGAATGAGCAGTGTTTATCTGGCCGAACACGTCCGCATGGGCGATAAGCGGGCAATCAAAGTGTTGCCCAAGAGTCGCGTTCGTGACGCGACTTATCTGGCCAGATTTCAGTTAGAAGCCAAAGCGATCGCGTCTCTCAATCACCCAAACATTGTGATGGCGTATGACATCGACAACGAGGGCGACGTTCACTACATCGTGATGGAGTATGTCGACGGGCTGGACCTGCAACAGTTGGTCAAGCGAGACGGCGCCATGGACTTTTCGACAGCCGCCAGCGTGCTTGGGCAAGCAGCACGCGGGCTCGAACACGCTCATCAGAATGGCGTCATCCATCGAGACGTCAAACCGGCAAACCTGTTGATCGATCCCCATGGCATCGTGCGGCTGTTGGACATGGGACTGGCCCTGGTTGCCGCCAGCGACGACGAATCGTTAACGGTCGCTAACAACGAAAACGTGTTAGGCACAGCCGACTATCTAGCGCCCGAACAGGCTCTCAACAGCCACAAAGTCGATCACCGCGCCGACATCTATGGACTCGGCTGTACACTATACTTCTTACTGACTGGCAAGGCACCGTTTAGCGACGGAACTCTTGCCCAACGTATCGCTAAACATCAAACCGAAATGCCAACTTCGATCCGCCAACTGAGGCCCGATTGCCCCGGCGAACTCGAAGGTATCTGCGTCAAGATGATCCAAAAGGATCCAAAGTACCGATACCAGACCGCCGCAGATGTTGCCGAAGTCTTAGAAAAGTTTGCAGTCGCCGTTCCCAAGGGAACGGCAGTTATCGCTGGACTCGGTTCGCGTCCCGGATTTGACGATACCGGTTCATCATCAATCTCGCTGGACGATCTTAATCGTTCATCTATCGGGCATGGTGACACGATCAGCAACAAGAACGACGACACATTGACCAGCGCTCGCAGCAAACTGATCCGCGAAGGGATTAGTTCCGGTGACAGCGGTCGCTTGGTCGATGTCAAACAGCGACACGACATTGTCGACGGTAGTTTTCTGGATCTGCAACTAGAATCTGGCTATCGCCCGAATTCCGAAGTGGGATCAAGAGGGAACCACGATGGTTCATCCGGTGGACGATCGTCTGGCTCTTCGTTGAGTGGAATTTCAGGGGCCTCGGATGTCCACGACCAGCGACATCAATTCTCGAACTCTCGCCCGCCAAGCGACCGACAGCGCGGTGGAAAAGACAGTCATGGCAAGGACAAGAAAGGCATCGACCCCATGTTGATCGGCGCTCTGGTGACTGCGCTGTTCATCGTCGCCTTATCGATCGGCTTCTTCTTGGCTCGCGTGACGAGCTAGCCGCCCATGACCGTGGTCCTTGACCGACCCTACCA comes from the Rubripirellula reticaptiva genome and includes:
- a CDS encoding TIGR04282 family arsenosugar biosynthesis glycosyltransferase, which encodes MQAVQSESNEARFHLGVMMKYWRPGDVKTRLAASIGEDQAARIHRLFVQQLCLSLRHAGDSRSLVFSPPNAERLLLDELASWGIQDDWSYSVQCHGDLGDRMNHWFRDMGERSLGAQDKEAKESKAGSVILIGADCPTLTQADVEQAALAMLDHDVVLGPAADGGYYLIGMRRHHAASNQLGKIFCDMPWSTADVLSITVDRVARAGLKLALVDQREDIDTIVELNRLRQSLAGDQTPSGIGSGSVSKASIGEFATSGLGDQVERILRGESYPQIPLDRLGNKR
- a CDS encoding NAD(P)/FAD-dependent oxidoreductase, which produces MTQHILIVGGGAVGLSIAWELANRGLRVTVIDRDKLGRGTSWAAAGILPPANFDSATDPIDQLRGLSHRLFPDWIAKLNNISSIDIGFHRCGGWYLADTPGERAAMVGMTGYWDELGIVCESVDVNEVARREPAIRDWVGRVDATGKQMASAWWVPDEYQIRTPRFLQALAVACRSAGVSVIEDAPVDKIRMSPVNAVLASPPAVRSGDHWFEADAVVMCGGTWTGQIADALQLQQSIVPIRGQVLLLKTDKPLVRSVVNVGHRYVMCRDDGATLVGSCEEEVGFQLGTDEAMLDSLSDFAVSLIPELKSADRLAQWSGLRPLTFDGFPMIGRVPDTTNVYVAAGHFRSGIHLSPGTAVVIADLITGKEPAINLDAFRVGKQQTQPN
- a CDS encoding serine/threonine protein kinase, with the translated sequence MTQQQLTSQRFLEIVAKSGLVDAKATDRLVAKVKEKLDGALPSNPKKLAGLFKKEGLLTSWHIEKLLAGKYKGFFLGKYKLLGHIGTGGMSSVYLAEHVRMGDKRAIKVLPKSRVRDATYLARFQLEAKAIASLNHPNIVMAYDIDNEGDVHYIVMEYVDGLDLQQLVKRDGAMDFSTAASVLGQAARGLEHAHQNGVIHRDVKPANLLIDPHGIVRLLDMGLALVAASDDESLTVANNENVLGTADYLAPEQALNSHKVDHRADIYGLGCTLYFLLTGKAPFSDGTLAQRIAKHQTEMPTSIRQLRPDCPGELEGICVKMIQKDPKYRYQTAADVAEVLEKFAVAVPKGTAVIAGLGSRPGFDDTGSSSISLDDLNRSSIGHGDTISNKNDDTLTSARSKLIREGISSGDSGRLVDVKQRHDIVDGSFLDLQLESGYRPNSEVGSRGNHDGSSGGRSSGSSLSGISGASDVHDQRHQFSNSRPPSDRQRGGKDSHGKDKKGIDPMLIGALVTALFIVALSIGFFLARVTS